GCACTGACAACGCCGATGTGATCAACGGTACGTCAGGGCGCGACATCATCCACGGCGGTGGCGGCGATGACATCATCAAAGGCAAGGGCGGCAACGATGTGATCTGCGGCGGTGGCGGCGGCGATGAGATCAAGGGCGGCGAAGGCAACGACGTCATCCGCGGCGGCAGCCACACCGACTACCTCTACGGCAACGGCGACAACGACACCATCTACGGCAATGGTGGCGATGACTACATCGACGGCGGCTGGGGTGATGATGAGATCTGGGGCGGCGACGGCGACGACGTGCTCTGGGGCGATCTCGACCGCGACAACCTCCACGGCGAAGACGGCCACGACGATCTGTACGGTCGCGATGGACAGGACAAGCTCTGGGGCGGCGACGACAACGACCTGCTATGCGGCGGCGATGACCACGACATCCTCAAGGGGCAGGCCGACAACGACACGTTGTGTGGCGGCGGCGCGGACGATGAGCTCTACGGCCAACGGGGCAACGATGTCCTCGATGGCGGCGAGTGCTTCCAGGACGACGAGGTCAGCGATGTGCTAGACGGTGGCCAGGAGACCGACACCTGCTACTGGGGCGACGATTCGAGCGGTCGCAACGACGCGACGATCGACTGCGAAGGCGAGATCCAAGTGGCCGAGCACGACGCCAGCAACCTCTGCGCACTCCTCAGTCGACCGTGGTAGCGCCTCTGGGCAGGCGCTGACCCCTGGCATCCCCGCCCCGCCATCTGCTCCAATGGAGCGCATGGCAAGCAAATGCGCTGCACCAGACGATGCCACAGCGGGGATCGAGGTCACGGACGACTTCGCGCCCTTCCACCAGCGCGACGATATCTTCTCCCGCGCGTTCTGGGACTCCACGGTCCGCAGCGCCAGGTCCGATGCCTTTTTCGCCTCATACCGCATGGAAGCGATCCCGCGCCGTGGCGATGGCTTCACGCAGCGCGATTTCGCCTTGCGCAACGCAAGTTGGTTGATGTCGGACCTGATCTCGAACCGACGCGCCGAGCAAGGCAAGCGGGAGGGTTTTCAGGCACCGATCGAGAACGATACGCCCGTCGCTACCGAGACGGTCGAAGTGGATGACCCGGCAGCCATGAGCCGCGAGATCAAGCGCATCGCAGGGTTCTTCGGGGCGGACCTTTGCGGCATCACCCGCCTCGATTCA
This sequence is a window from Pseudomonadota bacterium. Protein-coding genes within it:
- a CDS encoding calcium-binding protein, giving the protein MTTRVKHATVAVLATLLSTWGIVASASVPTTCDGHAVTISGTDNADVINGTSGRDIIHGGGGDDIIKGKGGNDVICGGGGGDEIKGGEGNDVIRGGSHTDYLYGNGDNDTIYGNGGDDYIDGGWGDDEIWGGDGDDVLWGDLDRDNLHGEDGHDDLYGRDGQDKLWGGDDNDLLCGGDDHDILKGQADNDTLCGGGADDELYGQRGNDVLDGGECFQDDEVSDVLDGGQETDTCYWGDDSSGRNDATIDCEGEIQVAEHDASNLCALLSRPW